A DNA window from Pogona vitticeps strain Pit_001003342236 chromosome 2, PviZW2.1, whole genome shotgun sequence contains the following coding sequences:
- the LOC140704016 gene encoding uncharacterized protein LOC140704016 isoform X1 — translation MAPIFPPSIQGLMVAKETCPSLLKSHQDLAQPSSQTVLWQVLQEEGESIDSLDDTMGRQVKMENPQWERNEPMDVPRTAAPASQVNQLERTEIGEEEIGLKEDQSPERDKEPNEFRDHLTAAVCQSFEMSTREETPTTPKRGRRYPSKSEPDRIHNRKNHNECVTSEEAFQENVYSDKQQRVVTGEINLEFLENMEGDHLDTYQCDRPEEDPKDSASGESHGLQSERRIFECSHCGKGFLQRRTLVIHQKSHTGKKPYECSQCGKCFRQKKNLNGHKQLHTGAKPCKCYQCGKGFRLERYLKKHKGIHTGAKTKPYKCSQCGKSYNKGKALLIHQRIHTGEKPYECSQCGKCFRQQGNLRTHWRIHTGEKPYKCSQCEKCFSQQGHLKSHWRIHTGEKPYECLECGKSFGQCDQLKSHQIIHTGEKPYKCSQCGKCFNRQEHLIRHWRIHSGEKPYECSQCGKCFRQQGNLRTHWRIHTGEKPYKCSQCGKCFSDQGNLMRHWRIHSGEKL, via the exons ATGGCTCCCATTTTTCCCCCATCTATACAGGGGCTGATGGTTGCCAAGGAAACATGCCCGTCTTTGCTCAAGAGCCACCAGGATCTGGCCCAGCCAAGCAGTCAGACCGTATTATGGCAGGTTCTGCAGGAGGAGGGCGAGTCCATCGACTCTTTGG atgacacgatGGGAAGGCAGGTCAAGATGGAGAATCCTCAGTGGGAAAGAAATGAGCCGATGGATGTCCCCAGAACTGCTGCCCCAGCAAGCCAAGTGAACCAACTGGAGAGAACTGAGATAGGTGAGGAAGAAATTGGATTGAAAGAGGATCAGTCACCAGAGAGAGACAAGGAACCTAATGAGTTCAGGGACCATCTTACAGCTGCAGTTTGCCAGTCTTTCGAAATGTCTACGAGGGAGGAAACACCCACAACCCCCAAGCGCGGCCGAAGGTATCCTTCCAAATCAGAACCTgacaggatccataacagaaagaACCACAATGAATGTGTCACATCAGAAGAAGCATTCCAGGAAAATGTATACTCTGATAAACAACAGAGGGTGGTAACTGGAGAAATTAACCTGGAATTTTTGGAAAATATGGAAGGAGACCATTTGGACACGTATCAGTGCGATCGTCCAGAAGAGGACCCTAAGGATTCTGCGAGTGGGGAAAGTCACGGCCTTCAAAGTGAGAGAAGGATATTTGAATGTTCCCATTGTGGGAAAGGCTTCCTTCAGAGAAGAACTTTGGTGATCCACCAGAAATCTCATACCGGAAAGAAACCGTacgaatgctctcagtgtgggaagtgtttccgTCAGAAAAAAAATTTGAATGGACATAAACAGCTTCATACTGGAGCTAAACCGTGCAAATGTTATCAATGTGGAAAAGGCTTCCGCCTGGAAAGatatttgaaaaaacacaaaggCATCCATACTGGAGCCAAAACAAAACCGTATAAgtgctctcagtgtgggaaatcCTACAACAAGGGAAAAGCTTTGCTGATCCATCAGCGGATTCATACCGGAGAGAAACCGTAtgaatgctctcagtgtgggaaatgcttcaggCAGCAAGGAAACCTGAGGACCCACTGGAGGATTCATaccggagagaaaccatacaaatgctcTCAGTGTGAGAAATGCTTCAGTCAGCAAGGACACCTGAAGAGCCACTGgaggattcatactggagagaaaccgtacgaatgcctggagtgtgggaaaagcttcggGCAGTGCGACCAATTGAAAAGCCATCAAAtaattcatactggagagaaaccatacaaatgctctcagtgtgggaagtgcttcaatCGTCAAGAACACCTGATAAGGCACTGGAGGATTCATAGtggagagaaaccgtacgaatgctctcagtgtgggaaatgcttcaggCAGCAAGGAAACTTGAGGACCCACTGGAGgattcatactggggagaaaccgtacaaatgctctcagtgtggAAAATGCTTCAGTGATCAAGGAAACCTGATGAGGCACTGGAGGATTCATAGTGGAGAGAAACTATGA
- the LOC140704016 gene encoding uncharacterized protein LOC140704016 isoform X2 gives MVAKETCPSLLKSHQDLAQPSSQTVLWQVLQEEGESIDSLDDTMGRQVKMENPQWERNEPMDVPRTAAPASQVNQLERTEIGEEEIGLKEDQSPERDKEPNEFRDHLTAAVCQSFEMSTREETPTTPKRGRRYPSKSEPDRIHNRKNHNECVTSEEAFQENVYSDKQQRVVTGEINLEFLENMEGDHLDTYQCDRPEEDPKDSASGESHGLQSERRIFECSHCGKGFLQRRTLVIHQKSHTGKKPYECSQCGKCFRQKKNLNGHKQLHTGAKPCKCYQCGKGFRLERYLKKHKGIHTGAKTKPYKCSQCGKSYNKGKALLIHQRIHTGEKPYECSQCGKCFRQQGNLRTHWRIHTGEKPYKCSQCEKCFSQQGHLKSHWRIHTGEKPYECLECGKSFGQCDQLKSHQIIHTGEKPYKCSQCGKCFNRQEHLIRHWRIHSGEKPYECSQCGKCFRQQGNLRTHWRIHTGEKPYKCSQCGKCFSDQGNLMRHWRIHSGEKL, from the exons ATGGTTGCCAAGGAAACATGCCCGTCTTTGCTCAAGAGCCACCAGGATCTGGCCCAGCCAAGCAGTCAGACCGTATTATGGCAGGTTCTGCAGGAGGAGGGCGAGTCCATCGACTCTTTGG atgacacgatGGGAAGGCAGGTCAAGATGGAGAATCCTCAGTGGGAAAGAAATGAGCCGATGGATGTCCCCAGAACTGCTGCCCCAGCAAGCCAAGTGAACCAACTGGAGAGAACTGAGATAGGTGAGGAAGAAATTGGATTGAAAGAGGATCAGTCACCAGAGAGAGACAAGGAACCTAATGAGTTCAGGGACCATCTTACAGCTGCAGTTTGCCAGTCTTTCGAAATGTCTACGAGGGAGGAAACACCCACAACCCCCAAGCGCGGCCGAAGGTATCCTTCCAAATCAGAACCTgacaggatccataacagaaagaACCACAATGAATGTGTCACATCAGAAGAAGCATTCCAGGAAAATGTATACTCTGATAAACAACAGAGGGTGGTAACTGGAGAAATTAACCTGGAATTTTTGGAAAATATGGAAGGAGACCATTTGGACACGTATCAGTGCGATCGTCCAGAAGAGGACCCTAAGGATTCTGCGAGTGGGGAAAGTCACGGCCTTCAAAGTGAGAGAAGGATATTTGAATGTTCCCATTGTGGGAAAGGCTTCCTTCAGAGAAGAACTTTGGTGATCCACCAGAAATCTCATACCGGAAAGAAACCGTacgaatgctctcagtgtgggaagtgtttccgTCAGAAAAAAAATTTGAATGGACATAAACAGCTTCATACTGGAGCTAAACCGTGCAAATGTTATCAATGTGGAAAAGGCTTCCGCCTGGAAAGatatttgaaaaaacacaaaggCATCCATACTGGAGCCAAAACAAAACCGTATAAgtgctctcagtgtgggaaatcCTACAACAAGGGAAAAGCTTTGCTGATCCATCAGCGGATTCATACCGGAGAGAAACCGTAtgaatgctctcagtgtgggaaatgcttcaggCAGCAAGGAAACCTGAGGACCCACTGGAGGATTCATaccggagagaaaccatacaaatgctcTCAGTGTGAGAAATGCTTCAGTCAGCAAGGACACCTGAAGAGCCACTGgaggattcatactggagagaaaccgtacgaatgcctggagtgtgggaaaagcttcggGCAGTGCGACCAATTGAAAAGCCATCAAAtaattcatactggagagaaaccatacaaatgctctcagtgtgggaagtgcttcaatCGTCAAGAACACCTGATAAGGCACTGGAGGATTCATAGtggagagaaaccgtacgaatgctctcagtgtgggaaatgcttcaggCAGCAAGGAAACTTGAGGACCCACTGGAGgattcatactggggagaaaccgtacaaatgctctcagtgtggAAAATGCTTCAGTGATCAAGGAAACCTGATGAGGCACTGGAGGATTCATAGTGGAGAGAAACTATGA